A window of Komagataella phaffii GS115 chromosome 1, complete sequence contains these coding sequences:
- a CDS encoding Nuclear pore protein that is part of the evolutionarily conserved Nup84p complex, with product MREPVKAFTTGHEELIHDIEYDFYGKQLATCSSDQHIKVFDFDPSTSTWILNDSWKAHDSSVVKLAYASPEFGHILASISYDRTIKIWEQDLDEEAGSGKRWKRLATIADSHGPLYDLAFAPSHLGLRLGAIGSDGVLRIYDAVEPADLSNWTLTNEISVLATPPASRLQSDFALTWSPSRFSNEYLVVCALDQGFIYQKGDHDKYVLASVLPEHHGLIRSVSWAPSMGRSFQLIATGCKDGNVRIFKLRTEPAVSNGADMITDGVDEFVENKDTHIELLSSHDDHKSEVWKVSWNTTGTILSSSGGDCKIRSMEGHIFR from the coding sequence ATGAGGGAACCAGTCAAAGCATTCACAACAGGGCATGAAGAGCTGATACACGATATTGAGTACGATTTTTATGGAAAGCAATTAGCTACGTGCTCATCAGACCAACatatcaaagtttttgactTTGATCCTTCTACATCAACCTGGATTCTGAATGACTCGTGGAAAGCTCATGATTCATCGGTAGTTAAATTAGCTTACGCATCACCAGAGTTTGGTCACATTCTGGCGTCTATTTCTTACGACAGAACAATAAAGATTTGGGAACAAGATTTGGACGAAGAAGCTGGATCTGGGAAACGTTGGAAGCGGTTGGCCACTATAGCTGATTCTCATGGACCTCTTTATGATCTTGCGTTTGCTCCAAGCCACTTGGGTTTGAGACTTGGAGCGATTGGGAGTGATGGGGTCTTGAGAATTTACGATGCTGTAGAACCAGCAGATCTTAGCAATTGGACATTGACTAATGAAATCAGTGTATTAGCTACACCACCGGCATCAAGGTTACAGTCTGATTTTGCCCTAACTTGGTCACCATCTCGTTTTTCTAATGAGTACTTAGTGGTATGTGCATTGGACCAAGGATTCATATATCAGAAGGGTGATCATGACAAGTATGTTTTGGCTAGCGTTTTGCCTGAACACCATGGACTTATCAGATCTGTTTCGTGGGCCCCCTCCATGGGGAGAAGTTTTCAACTGATAGCTACAGGATGCAAAGATGGAAATGTACgtattttcaaattgagaACAGAACCAGCTGTTTCCAATGGAGCAGATATGATAACCGATGGGGTAGATGAGTTTGTTGAGAACAAAGACACTCATATTGAGCTACTTTCGAGTCATGATGACCATAAAAGCGAAGTGTGGAAAGTCAGTTGGAATACCACCGGCACAATTTTGAGCAGCTCTGGAGGTGACTGTAAAATTCGGTCTATGGAAGGCCACATATTCAGATGA